The genome window TTTTTTAGCGAAGAGAAAGGAAAGAAGAAGCGAAAGAATGATAAACAAAATCGCTGTGACTCGGGTCGCCTTAGTAAGAACGTCCGCTGTGGAAGAACCGAAAACGGATTGGCTGGAGCCTCCTCCTAAAAGTCCTCCTCCCTTGCCGGTTTGAATCATCACGAGCAGCACCAGAAAAAGAGAAACAAAAACAAAAAGGGTTAGAATGACTCCGTTTAACATGATCCGTTCCTGAAAAAAATTGAATCCTTTGCCAGATTATGAAGCCGTCGAGAGGTGGCAATGAAAATACGCATCGGCAGCCCCTGAAACCGCGTTTCGGGTCGTTTTAAAACAATCCCGCATAGGAATCGATCTTCTGACTTGCACCGCCCACGAGGCCGCCGTCGATGTCTTTTTCCTTTAACAAATCCTTGATATTGTCCGGCTTTACCGATCCGCCATAGAGGATGGAAAGGGATTCCGCAACTTCGGAAGCTCCCACGAAAAGTCCCGCGACTTCCTTGCGGATGAACGCGTGCACTTCCTGAGCTTGCGCTGGTGTTGCCACCTTTCCGGTTCCGATCGCCCAAACGGGTTCGTAGGCGAGGATCAAATGGGAGAACGAGTTGCTTTCGATTCCTTTGAGTCCTTCGCGGATCTGCGCCCCGATTACCTCGAAGGTTTTACCGGCTTCTCTTTCGGCCAGTGTTTCCCCCACGCAGTAAAGAGCGGTGAATCCGTTCTTTAAAAGAAAGCGGATCTTTTCGTTACAGAAGGAACTGGATTCTCCCAAGAATTGTCTTCTTTCGGAATGTCCGATCATCACGACCTTGACTCCGATTTCACGAAGTTGATCGGGAGAGGTTTCACCCGTAAAAGCGGCGAGTCCTGAATGATATGCGTTTTGTGCTCCGACGATCACTCCGCTTCCTTCTAGAATTTTTGCAACACTCGCGAGATGAAGCGTGGAAGGGAATACCATCGGGATTCTATCTTTAGAGACGGACGGAATTTTTTCTTTGATGGATTGAGCGAGGGAAATCGCCTCCTTTTCGGAGAGATTCATTTTCCAGTTTCCGGCGATCACAGTTTTGCGCATGAGTTCCTCTTGACGGATAATTTCGTTAAAGCTGGGAAGAGTTTGTAGGAAAGGGGAAAGGCTTCAAGGACTTTTTGGCGAAGGGGGAATGGATCTTTGCCTCGATTTTCTAATATAAAGAATGAAAGATCATAAATCCTCCCCTGCTTGGAGAACTATCAGGATATACAATCCACGGAAGATGTATCTCATCGGGATCGTTTTTCGTTCATAGAAAGTTTGATTGCGGATAAAAAAATGCGTTCCAAAAATAAAAATCCGGGCAAACGCCCGGATTGCAAACGTAAGGTCCGATCGGTTGAAACGCCGAGTGACCCGGATGTTTTTTAGAAACGTTATTCTTCGTTCTTTTTCAGAAGCGCTTCGACGCCCGGAAGTTTTCTTCCTTCCATGAATTCGAGAGAAGCTCCTCCGCCTGTCGAGATATGAGTGATCTTGTCCGCGACTCCTGCCTTGTTGATCGCCGCGATGGAATCTCCTCCGCCCACAACCGTCTTAGCCTTGGACTTAGCGATCGCCTTTGCGATTGCCATCGTTCCGTTTGCGAACTTATCCATTTCGAAAACGCCCATCGGTCCGTTCCAGAAAATCGTTCCGGCGTTCTTGATGATCTTTTCGTAGTTGGAAACCGTCTTGGAACCGATGTCCATTCCCATCCAACCTTCTAAAATTCCCATCTTATCCACGGACTTGGTCTTCGCTTTATCGCTGAACTGATCCGCGATCACGTGATCCACAGGAAGTTGAAGATCGACTCCGGCCACTCCGGCTTTTTCGATCAACTGGAAGGCTTGCACTTCGAAATCTTTTTCCACGAGAGAATTTCCCACGGGAATCGCTCTGGATTTCAAAAAGGTGTAAGCCATTCCACCTCCGATGAGAAGGTGATTTACTTTATCGAAGAGATTGTTGAGAACCTTGATCTTGGAAGAAACCTTGGAACCTCCGATGATCGCAACGAACGGACGAGCCGGTTTTGCGAGCAAAGCGGAAAGTTCTACGATCTCTTTGTGCATCAAAAGACCGGCGTAGGAAGGGAGAAGATGCGCGATTCCTTCGGTGGAAGCGTGCGCTCTGTGAGCCGCACCGAACGCGTCGTTGACGTAAACGTCGGCGAGAGCCGCGAGTTTTTTGGAAAAACCCGCTTCGTTCTCTTCCTCTTCTTTATGGAAACGTACGTTTTCGATGACGAGGATTTCTCCGTCTTTGAGTTCCTTGGAAAGTTTTACCGCGTCGTCACCGATCACTGTTTTGGAGAAATGAACGTTCGCCTTTACAAGTCCCTTGAAAGCTTCTACGACCGGAGCCATGGAGAATTCCGGATTCGCTTGGCCTTTCGGTCTTCCGAGGTGACTCGCGATGATGACTCTCGCTCCTTTTTTGAGGAGAAGTTCGATTGTCGGAAGAGTTTTTTCGATTCTGGTTTTGTCGGTGACTTTTCCGTTCTCGATCGGAACGTTAAAGTCCACTCTCAGGAAAACGCGTTTTCCCGAGAGGTCGACGTTTTCGAGTCTAGGTAAATCCATGAATTAACCTTTCTTCGCCATGTAGCGGATGAGATCGAGAACTCGGTTGGAGTATCCCATCTCGTTGTCATACCAGGAAACGAGTTTGAAGAATCTGGAATTCAGTTCGATACAAGCGTCCATGTCGAAGATGGAAGAAAGAGTCGAGCTTACGAAGTCGTTGGAAACGACCATATCTTCGGTGTAACCGAGGATTCCTTTCATGGAACCTTCGGAAGCTTCCTTCATCTTTGCTGAAATTTCTTTGAGAGAAGTTTCTTTCGTGGTTCTAACGGTTAAGTCGACGACGGAAACGTCCGGAGTAGGAACTCTAAAAGACATACCGGTCAGTTTTCCGTTTACTTCGGGAATACAAAGTCCGACGGCTTTTGCCGCGCCGGTGGAGGCAGGAATGATGTTTTGCATCGCTCCTCTTCCGCCGCGGAAATCCTTTTTAGAAGGTCCGTCCACGGTAGGTTGGGTTGCGGTTGCAGCGTGAATCGTGGTCATCAGACCTTCTTCGATTCCGAAGTTGTCCAGAACGACTTTTGTGATCGGAGCCAAGCAGTTTGTAGTGCAGGAAGCATTGGAAACGATGTGATCGGTTGCCGCGTTGTATTTCTCGTTGTTGACTCCCATTACGAAAGTGGGGATGTCCTTGTCTTTTGCAGGAGCGGAGATTACTACTTTTTTCGCACCGGCTTTCAGGTGTTTTTCGGCTCCGGCTCTATCGGTGAAAAGTCCCGTAGATTCGATTACGTAATCCACTTTCAGATCTTTCCAGGGAAGTTTTTCAGGATCTCTTTCGGAAACGCAGAGAACTTTTTTTCCGTCAACGATGAGTTCTTTGTCGGTGTGTTCTACGGTTCCTTGAAATCTTCCGTGTGTGGAATCGTATTTGAGTAAGTAGGCCAGGTTGTCAGGAGTAACTAAATCATTGATTGCGACAAATTCCAGATTGGGGTCTTTGATTCCTGCACGGAAAACGAGTCTTCCGATTCTTCCAAATCCGTTGATGGCTATTCTGGTCATTTTCTTCCCTTTGTTGTTAAGATTTATCCAAGATCTCTCCGTTTAGAACGAACGTTCCAGAGGAGAATTTTTTAAGATTTGGTTACAGTATTTTCACGGAACATTCTCTTGAAAATCCGTTTTTTCCGGAGAATTCGAGGCGAATTTTAAAAAAGCGGGCGTTTCTCCGCGCGGGGTAAGTCGGGAAGCAAAATCTCATTTTGAAGGATCGCGCGGAGTCGCGTGTCTCCGGGCTCGCGGATTCCCGCTCGTTCTCTTCGGGAACGCTTCGCGCCCTTCGACCCGCTAACGCGGAAGAAAATCTTCCGTGATCCGATCGGATTTTTTCGTTTCAACGAGAAAAGTGTGGGAACTCCTTCCAATCTACGATGGAACAAAATGATTTCGTAGAACAGCAACGTGTGGGAACTCCCGCAAAAATCCGCAACTCACGAACGCCCTTCCTTCTTCCGAATTAAAAATGATCCTTCAAAATTTCCTGAAGCATGGATTCGGTGAGAGGTTTCGTTTTAAAACCGGAAAGGATTCCGAATCGTTTCGCTTTTTCCCGGTCGTCCGCGTTATCCGATGTCGTAAGCATCATGACGATCATCTTGCCCTGGGAGTCGGGCGGAAGCCTGTTGTATTCTTCCAGGAATTCCCAGCCGTTCATTCCCGGCATATTGATGTCCAAAAAAATCAGATCGGGTCGCAGTTCGGAAGAAGCATCCCGATTTTTTAAAAAAGCGAGTGCGTCTTCCGCCGATTGTTTCGTGACAATCCGGTCCGCGTAGTTTCCTTTTCGGATCACTCGTTCATGAAAGAAATTATCGTCCTTGTTGTCGTCGATGAGAAGAATGCAGTTCAGTCTTTGTGTCATAGATTTAGATTGGGAATCGTAAACGAAAACGTACTTCCCACTCCCGGCGTAGAATCGATCCAAATTTTTCCACCGTGCAATTCTACGATTTTTTTACAATTTGCCAATCCGATTCCGTAGCCTTCGTATTCGTTTTCGAGATGAAGTCTCTGGAAGATGAAAAAAATTCTTTCGAAATGTTTGGAATCGATTCCGATTCCGTTATCCTGAACGGAAAATAACCAGAACTCTCCTTGTCGAACGCAGCGGATATCGACCCGGGCTGGAACATTCTTCCTTCTAAATTTGATCGCGTTGGAAATCAGATTCTGAAAGAGTTGACGGAACTCTACTTCATACACGTTCAACGTGGGAAGATCGTCCAGGATCGAAACGATCGCTCCCGCTTGGCCGATTAAATTTTCCAAATCCGCGGAAACCTCCGAAAGAAGGGATTGGCAATTCGTCGTAACCAGCTTTCGATCTCTTCCGATTCGTGAATACAAAAGAAGCGCTTTGACAAGAGCGCTCATGCGTTTGGTCGCCGAGTCGATCGTTTTCAGATGTTTGGTGCCTTGATCGTCGAGTTGTTTTCCGTAATCCTCTTCCAAAATTTGAATGTAGTTCGAGACGGTGCGCAAAGGTTCCTGCAAATCGTGAGAAGCGAGATAGGCGAATTGTTCCAGTTCCTTATTTTTCGCTTCTAATTCGTTCTTGCGGATGAGCGTGATCTCTTGGATCTTTCGTTCCGTGATGTCGATGATCGAAGCGAGAACCATCGGTCCGTCGTCGGTATCGATCGGATTCAGGCCGATCTCCACTTGGATTTCGTCTCCGTCTTTTTTTAAAGCGAAAAGATCTCTTCCTGCGCCCATGGAACGAACGGAAGGAGATGCAAAGAATTGATTTCTATGATCCGGGTGATTGGCGCGAAAACGCTCGGGCAAAAGAAGTTCTAATTTCTTTCCAATCAATTCTTCGCGGGCGTATCCGAATAATTTTTCCGTTCGATCGTTTACCAGAGAAATGATTCCTTCATGATTCACCAAAACCATCGCGTTCGGAGCGGATTCTACCACCAAACGAAACCGTTCGAGGGCTTTTTTCCGTTCCGTGATATCGATGATGGAAGCGAGAACCAACGTTCCGTCCGCGGTCACGACCGGATTCAAGCCGATTTCGATCGGAAATTCGGTTCCGTTTTTTGTAAGGCCGAATAAATCTCTTCCCGCGCCCATCGGCCTGACTTGCGGAGATTGAAAAAAAGAATTTCGAAAGTGAGGATGATTCTCCCGATACCGTTCCGGGATGAGCTGTTCCACCATTCGGCCGATAAGTTCGCTACGGTTGTAGCCGAATAATTTTTCGGTTTGGCCGTTGATATAGACGACCTTGCCGTCCTTATTGACGAGAAGAATCGCGTTAGGAACGGATTCCACCATCAGTTGAAATGTAAGCTCCGAAAGTTTCATGTTTGATTGATTGAACGAAAATACGACGGAGGAAAAAGATAACATAATTTCTTTCCAAAGTCAAATACTAAAATCGATCGGAGATAAATTAAGAATCTCTATATTAGAATATTGATTTTCCCTAATGATTAAAACGCTTTACCTAGAATGCTCTCGATCGGAACGGGGCCGAAGTCCCTGGAATCGGAGCAGGAATCGCGGTTATCGCAAAGAAGAAAATAATCCCTGTCCTTCAGGATGATCGGTTCTCCGTTGTCTCTTCCGGAAAAACTTGCTGGAAACGGTCCGCGTTTGTCTTCGAACCGTAGCGTAAAACCGTTTCCGGAACCGGAAACGGTTTCCGGGTTGTTGTTCCGAAATAAGACCTTGTTTTTCATCTGAACCGTATCGCCCGGTTTACCGGAGATTCTAGAGAAAACCACCTTTCCTTCCTGGGTTGGATGTTTGACCAAAACCAAATCCCCGAGATACAAATTGGAACGATCCACAAAACGGGAGAAATAAATTCTTTTACCGGGAGCGTAAGAGGGGAGCATTTCGTTCGTATCCAGCGTAAACGGGAAAAAAAGAAAAACTCTCAAAATCACCGCAATCGTCAAGCCGATCAAAAGACCGATTCCCGCTTGTTTGAGGAGAGATTTGATCTTTTCCTTTTTTTCTTTTTCCTGGTTGGAGGAACTTCTACTCATGCGTGCATTCTTTTCCCGGGAAGATTGCGGTCAAAAGAAAATCTTTTTTTTAGACTTGTTTTGAAGACTCCGAGCGGACGATTTGGAAGTAGAGCAGAGAGGAAGAATCGATGAATTCAAATTATCAAATTCTGGAATACATGGGAAAAAAACCGCAGATCCACGAATCCGTTTTTTTAGCGCCCGGTTCTCAGGTGGTCGGGGACGTGGTGATTGGAAAGAATTCTTCCATTTGGTTTCAGACTTTGGTTCGGGGCGACGTGAATTACATTCGAATCGGCGAGAACGTGAACATCCAGGATCTTACGGTCATTCACGTTGCGAGAGACGTCTATCCGGTTGAAATCGGAAATAACGTGTCGATCGGTCACCGAGCGACGATACACGGATGTAAACTCAAAGACAATGCGTTCGTGGGAATGTGCGCGACTTTGATGGACGACGTGGAAGTTGGAGAGTTCGCATTTATCGGAGCGGGCGCGCTCGTAACGCCGGGAAAAAAAATTCCGCCCGGAGTCTTGGTGATGGGATCGCCTGGAAAAATCGTTCGGGACATCACGGATAAGGAACGCGAAATCATCACGAGAACCACGGGTAACTACGTGAAGTACAAAGAGAATTATCTGCGAGATCCGTTCTACGCACGCGTCTAAGGTTTGAGGATAGGAATTGAAAGCCGTATTTCAAGATGATATCGTGCCTCTGACGGATCACCCATGACAGCACAAACGCTACCGGGGGTTTATGTTCGAGGAACCGGAGTGATCGGTTGGCCCTTGGCTTCTCTCCTGCTGATCTTACAGGGAAAACTCGGAAAATTTCAGGTTTACGTCGAACCTTATCGACTCAAAAAATCCGAAATTCCGGCGATTCTTTCCTTGGTGGAAAAAGGGGCGATCGTAGTAGATACGGGCGACAACGGAGTTAAAGATTTTTTCCCCGAATTCTTTTCCAAAAAGAAAGCTCTGGAGAATTCTTCCGTTCTTTGCGATTGTTCCCCGCCCGGCGTCGCCGATTCGCGCATCGATGAATACAATACATCCGAATATTCTAAAATACGAATGTTTATCGCGCAAGGGAGCGAGCACAAATTCGGACCTCAGTTCTTATATCCCGACGCGAGAACGTTTTTGGAAAAGGAACTTCCGAAATTTCTGCACGTCGCGACTTGCAACACGCATACGCTTGCCGGTTCTCTTCGATTGCTGATCGACGAATCTCCGCGCGAGTTGGAATCTGTATTGGAAGAAGCGGACTTTCTCGTTATCCGCAGGGACGCGGATATGGCAAAAGACGATCCGCACGTGACCGGACCGCTCCTTGTGAAACCGGAAGCGGAATGGGGGACGCATCACAGTCGATTGTTAAACGAACTCTATTCTCAGATCGGACTTAAGCTGCCTTTGACTTCTTCCTCGGTGACGATCAACTCGCCTTACATGCATTTGGTGAGGTTCCGGTTTCGATTGAAAAAAAAACTTCCGAAAGAAATCGTCCTCAAAAGACTTCGAAACGATCCGTATCTTTCCACGACCGATTTGATTTCAACGAACTCGATCTTTTCTTCGGGGAGGGATCGCGGTCTTTACGGGAGAATTTTTTCGCACGCCGTAATTCCTCTCGGATCTTTGGAAATCTTAGAAAAAGAGATCCGAGGTTACGCCGCCACTCCGGGAGATTCCAACGTGCATATCTCGACGATTTACGCTGTATTCCGCACGCTCGACCTTGAATTCGGACCCGAAGCGGAATCCTTTCTCCAGAGTATCGTTTTACAGGAAATTTAAAGGGCCTTCAAAAAGCCGTTCGCTTGTAAAAAGAATCCCCTGTAAAGGATTTTTTTTCTTGAGTATATTTGTTATATTGAAAAAAATGTCTAATATAACAACATCTAAACTCAAAGAATCCTTGGATTAGGCAGGAAAACAGAAATGAAAGCTAAGAGTATTTTAGAAACAATCGGTAATACGCCGCACGTTAAAATCAATCGCTTGTTCAACACTAAGAGCGAGGTCTATGCAAAATTAGAAAGATCCAATCCCGGAGGATCCATTAAGGATCGTATTGCCCTTTCGATGATCGAAGACGCCGAAAAGTCCGGCAAACTCACCAAAGACAGCATCATCGTAGAACCGACTTCCGGAAACACTGGAATCGGATTAGCGCTCGTTGCAGCCGTTAAGGGATACAAGCTTCTCTTAGTAATGCCTGAATCAATGAGTATTGAAAGAAGAAGAATTATGGCAGCGTATGGAGCGGAATTCGAACTGACTCCGAGAGAAAAAGGAATGCCCGGTGCGATCGAAAAAGCGAAACAGATCGTTGCAGAAAATCCGAAAGCATGGATGCCGCAACAGTTCGAAAATGACGCGAACATCAAAGTTCACGTGGAAACCACAGCGCAAGAAATCGCGAACGACTTTCCGGAAGGATTGGACTACGTGATTACCGGCGTTGGAACGGGCGGACACATCACCGGTGTTGCTCAAGTTCTGAAGAAGAAATTCCCGAATCTGAAAGTATTCGCTGTTGAACCGGAAGCTTCTCCCGTAATCTCCGGAGGAAAACCGGGACCACACCCGATTCAAGGGATCGGAGCGGGATTCATTCCTAAAAATCTTCACACGGATCTTCTCGACGGAGTAATCCAAGTCAGCAAAGACGAAGCTTTCTTATACGCTCAAAGAGCCGCTAAGGAAGAAGGCCTTTTTATCGGGGTTTCTTCCGGCGCAGCATTGGCGGCAGTCGCGAAAAAATTACCTGAGATTCCGGAAGGATCTAAAGTGTTAACTTTCTCTTACGATACGGGAGAAAGATATCTTTCCATCGAAGGTCTGTTCCCGGTTCCTGCGAACGCATAAGAATCGTAGATTCGTCTTCTTTCTCGGCGGGATCGCGAGGGGAAGACGAATCAAAAATACATTCGAATTTTTTGATCTATATTTTCTCCGCTTAAAACCTCGGCTGATTCCGGGGTTTTTTCTTTTAGAGATACGAACTGTTTCCGTCTTTGTTTATGACGTTTTTTGTTAATCGGGAAACCATTCCGTATAATTTAAGGCGTAGAATTCACCGTTTGGACTGCAGTGGAGTCTCCGTATGATTCGATTGTTGGGTAGATCTAGGTGGAGGATGTAACTGTAATACCCATGGAGGGTGGGAACTCCCTCGTTCATCGTTCTCACGATAGAATCCCCGACCCTCAATTCCTCCAACAACAGAAGATAATGAAAGAGGTAACAGCGGGACACACCGTGGGCCTGCGCTAAGGCTCCGAATAACGTCCAACTTCCCGGATCGATTCGAACGTTGATCCGTTTCATTTTTGATTTAGCCGAACTCCTCTGATACAAAGTCCGATCCGCCTTCTTTCCTAATCGACTTACGGCCGTTAAATATTTTCCGTAAGTAGACAAAAGAATCGGAATCCGTTTTGAAAGAATTTTCAAATTCTTTTCTCCCAAACGAAGAATGGTTTCTTCCGGAATTAACAAAGTCACCGTTTCCGTTCGCCCTTTTTGCAATGTAGAGCGGATCTCTTGATCCGTATTCAGCGACAGAATGCCCATTGTCCTAAGCGGTTCCATGAGGATTAGAAAGGAGCGCTTTTTTCCTCAAAAAAATCGAAAGAAGAATCTAAACGAAACCTTCGGCAAAAGCGAAGAAGTGCCCAAAAGTATCAGATCGAATTCCCGCAACGCGGAAGCCATTTGTAAACAAATGTTCACTTTAATCACTCGAGTGTAAATCAATCCGTGAAAGTTAGATATCAAACCAAAGGCGACGGGAAAAATTCTTGCGTCGAAATTTCGATTCTTCAAATTGCGGAGAATGTGGAACAGATATGCTGTATTAAACCGAATTCAAACCTTGGACCCGACCAAGGACTATCACCGGATCTCCTTTTTATCCGGGAGTTACGACTTTCCCCGCGACATTGAAATCTCACTTGCATTAGCATTCTTTAAAACGTTTGCGATACCTTCGATCGCTCAGATACTCGATCAAACGAAACAATTCGAAAACTTCGGACAAAAACGATACGACGATACGGCGATTTTGCTCGCGGAATTTTTGGAAAACGGAACGGATTCTCCGAACGGAAGGGAAGCGATTCGCCGCATCAATCAAATCCA of Leptospira sanjuanensis contains these proteins:
- the secG gene encoding preprotein translocase subunit SecG, producing the protein MLNGVILTLFVFVSLFLVLLVMIQTGKGGGLLGGGSSQSVFGSSTADVLTKATRVTAILFIILSLLLSFLFAKKEDKLMPETAPALTAPPEETKSETTTPTTTPAPTAPAGQTNP
- the tpiA gene encoding triose-phosphate isomerase, with protein sequence MRKTVIAGNWKMNLSEKEAISLAQSIKEKIPSVSKDRIPMVFPSTLHLASVAKILEGSGVIVGAQNAYHSGLAAFTGETSPDQLREIGVKVVMIGHSERRQFLGESSSFCNEKIRFLLKNGFTALYCVGETLAEREAGKTFEVIGAQIREGLKGIESNSFSHLILAYEPVWAIGTGKVATPAQAQEVHAFIRKEVAGLFVGASEVAESLSILYGGSVKPDNIKDLLKEKDIDGGLVGGASQKIDSYAGLF
- a CDS encoding phosphoglycerate kinase, yielding MDLPRLENVDLSGKRVFLRVDFNVPIENGKVTDKTRIEKTLPTIELLLKKGARVIIASHLGRPKGQANPEFSMAPVVEAFKGLVKANVHFSKTVIGDDAVKLSKELKDGEILVIENVRFHKEEEENEAGFSKKLAALADVYVNDAFGAAHRAHASTEGIAHLLPSYAGLLMHKEIVELSALLAKPARPFVAIIGGSKVSSKIKVLNNLFDKVNHLLIGGGMAYTFLKSRAIPVGNSLVEKDFEVQAFQLIEKAGVAGVDLQLPVDHVIADQFSDKAKTKSVDKMGILEGWMGMDIGSKTVSNYEKIIKNAGTIFWNGPMGVFEMDKFANGTMAIAKAIAKSKAKTVVGGGDSIAAINKAGVADKITHISTGGGASLEFMEGRKLPGVEALLKKNEE
- the gap gene encoding type I glyceraldehyde-3-phosphate dehydrogenase codes for the protein MTRIAINGFGRIGRLVFRAGIKDPNLEFVAINDLVTPDNLAYLLKYDSTHGRFQGTVEHTDKELIVDGKKVLCVSERDPEKLPWKDLKVDYVIESTGLFTDRAGAEKHLKAGAKKVVISAPAKDKDIPTFVMGVNNEKYNAATDHIVSNASCTTNCLAPITKVVLDNFGIEEGLMTTIHAATATQPTVDGPSKKDFRGGRGAMQNIIPASTGAAKAVGLCIPEVNGKLTGMSFRVPTPDVSVVDLTVRTTKETSLKEISAKMKEASEGSMKGILGYTEDMVVSNDFVSSTLSSIFDMDACIELNSRFFKLVSWYDNEMGYSNRVLDLIRYMAKKG
- a CDS encoding response regulator; amino-acid sequence: MTQRLNCILLIDDNKDDNFFHERVIRKGNYADRIVTKQSAEDALAFLKNRDASSELRPDLIFLDINMPGMNGWEFLEEYNRLPPDSQGKMIVMMLTTSDNADDREKAKRFGILSGFKTKPLTESMLQEILKDHF
- a CDS encoding PAS domain-containing sensor histidine kinase — encoded protein: MKLSELTFQLMVESVPNAILLVNKDGKVVYINGQTEKLFGYNRSELIGRMVEQLIPERYRENHPHFRNSFFQSPQVRPMGAGRDLFGLTKNGTEFPIEIGLNPVVTADGTLVLASIIDITERKKALERFRLVVESAPNAMVLVNHEGIISLVNDRTEKLFGYAREELIGKKLELLLPERFRANHPDHRNQFFASPSVRSMGAGRDLFALKKDGDEIQVEIGLNPIDTDDGPMVLASIIDITERKIQEITLIRKNELEAKNKELEQFAYLASHDLQEPLRTVSNYIQILEEDYGKQLDDQGTKHLKTIDSATKRMSALVKALLLYSRIGRDRKLVTTNCQSLLSEVSADLENLIGQAGAIVSILDDLPTLNVYEVEFRQLFQNLISNAIKFRRKNVPARVDIRCVRQGEFWLFSVQDNGIGIDSKHFERIFFIFQRLHLENEYEGYGIGLANCKKIVELHGGKIWIDSTPGVGSTFSFTIPNLNL
- the lepB gene encoding signal peptidase I encodes the protein MSRSSSNQEKEKKEKIKSLLKQAGIGLLIGLTIAVILRVFLFFPFTLDTNEMLPSYAPGKRIYFSRFVDRSNLYLGDLVLVKHPTQEGKVVFSRISGKPGDTVQMKNKVLFRNNNPETVSGSGNGFTLRFEDKRGPFPASFSGRDNGEPIILKDRDYFLLCDNRDSCSDSRDFGPVPIESILGKAF
- a CDS encoding gamma carbonic anhydrase family protein, translated to MNSNYQILEYMGKKPQIHESVFLAPGSQVVGDVVIGKNSSIWFQTLVRGDVNYIRIGENVNIQDLTVIHVARDVYPVEIGNNVSIGHRATIHGCKLKDNAFVGMCATLMDDVEVGEFAFIGAGALVTPGKKIPPGVLVMGSPGKIVRDITDKEREIITRTTGNYVKYKENYLRDPFYARV
- the cysK gene encoding cysteine synthase A, with the protein product MKAKSILETIGNTPHVKINRLFNTKSEVYAKLERSNPGGSIKDRIALSMIEDAEKSGKLTKDSIIVEPTSGNTGIGLALVAAVKGYKLLLVMPESMSIERRRIMAAYGAEFELTPREKGMPGAIEKAKQIVAENPKAWMPQQFENDANIKVHVETTAQEIANDFPEGLDYVITGVGTGGHITGVAQVLKKKFPNLKVFAVEPEASPVISGGKPGPHPIQGIGAGFIPKNLHTDLLDGVIQVSKDEAFLYAQRAAKEEGLFIGVSSGAALAAVAKKLPEIPEGSKVLTFSYDTGERYLSIEGLFPVPANA
- a CDS encoding DUF1564 domain-containing protein; the protein is MGILSLNTDQEIRSTLQKGRTETVTLLIPEETILRLGEKNLKILSKRIPILLSTYGKYLTAVSRLGKKADRTLYQRSSAKSKMKRINVRIDPGSWTLFGALAQAHGVSRCYLFHYLLLLEELRVGDSIVRTMNEGVPTLHGYYSYILHLDLPNNRIIRRLHCSPNGEFYALNYTEWFPD